A section of the Oenanthe melanoleuca isolate GR-GAL-2019-014 chromosome 6, OMel1.0, whole genome shotgun sequence genome encodes:
- the GDF2 gene encoding growth/differentiation factor 2, with protein sequence MHCFGVLAALSVFNIIACLTRGKPLEDWDRLSAMGKSDAHFHDPGEVEDETHFNFKSFLENMKMDLLRSLNLSKVPSQVKTKEEPPQFMIDLYNRYAADKSSIPASNIVRSFSTEDVVSLDSPEENPLQKHILFFNISIPQYEEITRAELRIHISCHREVGSLSRLEGNMVIYDVLDDGHWENPESTKSSLVSHNIQECGWKMFEVSSAVKRWVRADKLETKNKLEVVIETKALNGFLCGKLDVSVTPDTKNLPLLIVFSNDRSNGTKETKVELREMIVHEQESVLKKLGKNNTSSEEEEQGEEKATTGSHLHSSRSKRSVGANHCRRTSLHVNFEEIGWDSWIIAPKDYEAFECKGGCFFPLTDNVTPTKHAIVQTLVHLQNPKKASKACCVPTKLDAISILYKDDAGVPTLIYNYEGMKVAECGCR encoded by the exons ATGCATTGTTTTGGAGTATTAGCTGCACTGTCTGTTTTCAACATCATTGCTTGTTTGACAAGAGGCAAGCCTTTGGAAGACTGGGACAGGCTATCAGCTATGGGAAAATCTGATGCACACTTTCATGATCCTGGGGAAGTAGAAGATGAGACCCATTTCAACTTTAAATCTTTCTTGGAGAATATGAAGATGGATTTACTAAGGAGTTTGAATTTGTCAAAAGTCCCCTCACAAGTGAAGACCAAAGAAGAACCACCACAGTTCATGATTGATTTATACAACAGATATGCTGCAGACAAgtcctccatccctgcatccaaTATTGTAAGGAGCTTCAGTACTGAAG ATGTTGTTTCTTTAGATTCACCAGAAGAAAACCCACTtcagaaacacattttgttCTTCAACATCTCTATTCCACAATATGAGGAAATCACCAGAGCTGAACTGAGAATTCATATCTCCTGTCACAGGGAAGTTGGGTCTCTCTCTAGGCTGGAAGGCAACATGGTCATTTATGATGTTCTAGATGATGGCCACTGGGAAAACCCAGAAAGTACCAAATCTTCCCTTGTCTCCCACAACATCCAGGAATGTGGTTGGAAGATGTTCGAAGTGTCCAGCGCTGTGAAAAGATGGGTCAGGGCAGACAAACTGGAGACTAAAAATAAGCTAGAGGTCGTTATAGAGACTAAAGCTCTGAATGGTTTTTTGTGTGGGAAGCTGGATGTCAGTGTTACCCCTGACACTAAAAATCTGCCCCTGTTAATAGTGTTCTCCAATGACCGCAGCAATGGGACAAAAGAGACCAAAGTGGAGCTCCGTGAGATGATTGTTCATGAACAAGAAAGTGTGCTCAAGAAACTAGGGAAGAACAACACTTCATCTgaagaggaagagcagggagaggaaaaggccACCACTGGATCCCACCTGCATTCCTCCAGAAGCAAGCGAAGCGTTGGAGCCAACCACTGCAGGAGAACTTCCCTCCATGTGAACTTTGAAGAGATTGGCTGGGATTCCTGGATCATTGCACCAAAAGATTATGAGGCTTTTGAGTGCAAAGGAGGTTGCTTCTTCCCTCTGACAGATAACGTCACCCCAACTAAACATGCTATTGTCCAAACTCTGGTAcatctccaaaatcccaaaaaagccTCCAAGGCCTGTTGTGTTCCAACCAAACTGGATGCAATCTCCATTCTTTATAAGGATGATGCTGGTGTGCCCACTTTGATATATAACTATGAAGGCATGAAAGTGGCAGAATGTGGCTGCAGGTAG